In Thermoanaerobaculia bacterium, the genomic stretch GCACGACAACAACGCCGGCATCACCGAGATCCTGATGTTGCGCGGCGAGCGCGCGAAACTCATCGGCTACGCCAATCATGCCGACCGCCGGCTCGAGAACTCGATGGCGAAGACGCCGGAGCGCACCCTCGAGCTCATGGAGGCGGTCTGGAAGCCGGCCGTGGCACGCGTCCACGAAGAGGTCGCCGACATGCAGAAGCTCGCCGCCGCCCAGGCGCCGGGCGATGCGGCGATCACCATCGAGCCCTGGGACTATCGCTACTACGCCGAGAAGGTGCGCAAGGAGCGCTACGACCTCGACGAGAACGAGGTCAAGCCGTACCTGCAGCTCGAGAAGCTGCGCGAGGGCATGTTCTGGGTGGCGGGAGAGCTCCTCGGCCTGCGCTTCGCGCCGGTCGCCGACGTCCCGGTCTATCACCCCGACGTCCGGGTCTGGAAGGTGACCAATGCCGCCTCCGAGCTCGTCGGCCTCTGGTACTTCGACCCCTACGCCCGGCCCGGCAAGCGCTCCGGCGCCTGGATGAACGCCTACCGCAGCCAGGAGCGCTTCGAGCGCGAGATCAGGACGATCGTCTCGAACAACTCGAACTTCGTGAAGGGCAAGCCCGGCGAGCCGATCCTGATCAGCTGGACCGACGCCGAGACCCTGTTTCACGAGTTCGGCCACGCCCTCCACGGTCTGTCGTCGAACGTGACCTACCCTTCGCTCGCCGGCACCAACGTGGCGCGCGACTACGTCGAGTTTCCGTCGCAGCTGCTGGAGCACTGGCTGCCGACGCCCGAGGTGCTCGACCGCTTCGCTCTCCACGTCGAGACCGGGAAGCCGATGCCGCGCGAGCTGGTCGCCAAGATCGAGCGCGCCGGGACGTTCAACCAGGGCTTCACGACGGTCGAGTTCCTCGCCAGCGCTCTCATGGACATGAAGCTGCATTTAGCCGCCGCAGGCGGCGGCGTCGCGATCGACCCCGACAAGTTCGAACGCGAGACGCTGGCCGCCCTGGGCATGCCGAAAGAGATCGTCATGCGGCACCGGACACCGCACTTCTCGCACATCTTCTCCTCCGACGGCTACTCTGCCGGCTACTACAGCTACCTCTGGGCCGACACCCTGACCGCCGACGCCTGGGAGGCGTTCGAGGAGGCCGGCGGCGCCTACGACAAGGCTGTGGCCAAGCGCCTGTATGACCACGTCTTCTCGGTCGGCAACACCGTCGATCCGGCCGAGGCCTACCGCGCCTTCCGCGGCAAGGATCCCGGCATCGACGCCCTGATGCGCGATCGCGGATTCCCGGTGCCGCAGGCCTCACCGGCGTCGGCGAAGAGATAGCGCGCGAGCCCGGGCGTCGGCTCCGGCGTCGCCCAGCCCGTCCGGCCGGGCCGGAAGGGTACACTTGGCGCCCATGTCGGGCGACGGCGAGCGCAGCGCGGATCTGACGGGTTTGCTGCAGGCGTGGCGGCGAGGCAGTGCCGGGGCGCGCGACGAGTTGCTCGAGCGCGTCTACGCCCACCTCAAGCGGATCGCCGCAGCCCAGCTGCGGGGGGAACGTGACGGCCACACCCTGCAGCCGACCGCGCTTGTGCATGAGGCCTATCTGCGCCTCATCAACCAGGCAAGAGTCGACTGGCGCGACCGCGCACACTTCTTCGGTCTGGTTGCGGCGACGATGCGCCGGGTGTTGATCGACCACGCGCGGCGCCGGGGAAGTCGCAAGCGTCAGCACGCAGAGGAGGCCCCGGGTCTCACGATCGCCGGATCCGTGGCGCCCGCGGTCGACCTCCTGGACCTCGACCGCGCTCTCGAGCGCCTGGCGGGAGAATCGGCGCGCGCCGCCCAGGTGGTGGAGATGCGCTACTTCGCCGGCCTCGACATCGACGAGGTTGCCGAGTGCCTGGAGATCTCGCCGGCGACCGTCAAACGGGACTGGGAGTTCGCTCGCACCTGGATGCGGGCGGAGTTGGGCGAACCGGCATGAGCGCGAGCGCTGGGTCGCCCGGCGGCGCCGCTCGATCGCTGCGATCGCTGCGCGACCTCTACGACCAGGCCGTGGAGCTGCCGGCCGAGCAGCGCGAGCGTTTCGTCGCCGCTCTCGAGGCCGCCGGAAGCTCTCACTGCGCGCAGCTCCGCCGCCTGCTCGCCGCCGCCGACCCGAGCGCCGAGTCGCCCCTCGACGGCGATCCATGGGCGCGAATCGAGGAGGAGGGCCCCGAACCGGCGCCGGAGCGCATCGGCCCGTACCGGATTCTCTCGGAGCTCGGGCGTGGCGGGATGGGCCGCGTCTATCTCGCCTTTTCCCTGGGCGCCGATTTCGAGCGTCAGGTGGCACTCAAGGTCGTCGCCCCGGGCGGCAGTGGTGTCGGCGAGATCGAGCGCCGTTTCCGCGACGAGCGCCGGATCCTCGCGCGCCTCGAGCATCCCGGGATCGCCCGCCTCTACGACGCCGGCCGCGCCGAGGACGGGCGCTGGTATCTCGCGCTCGAGTACGTCGCGGGTTCGAATCTCATCGAACACGTGCGCGAGCACGGCCTGGAGATTGCCGAGCGCCTGCGCCTCTTCCTCGCCGTCCTCGAGGCGGTGGCGTATGCGCACGCCTCCTCGGTCGTCCATCGCGACTTGAAGCCGGCCAACATCCAGGTCGGCCGCGACGGCAGACCGCGACTGCTCGATTTCGGGATCGCCAAGTTTCTGGCCGAAAGCGCCGCGGAGACGGCCCCGGGTGTCTCGGTCACCCGCACCGGCACGCGAGCGCTCACGCCGGCCTATGCGAGTCCGGAGCAGTTTCGCGGTGCAGCCGTCACTCCCGCCTCGGACGTCTTCTCGCTGGGAGTGGTGTTCTACGAGCTCCTGGCGGACGTTCGTCCCTTCCAACCGAAGGGAACCGAAGCGGAGATCGAGCGCGCCATCCTCGGCGAGGACCCGGAACCTCCGAGCACGGCCCGAAGGCGCGCCCAGACGGCGATCGACCGCGGCGTCGGGCAGGCCCCGTCAGGCCGGCCAGCGGCGAGGAGGCTGCCGCGGGACCTCGATGCCATCTGTCTCAAGGCGCTGCAGAAGAACCCGGAAGACCGCTACGCTTCGGCGGCCGAGTTCGCCGAGGACGTTGCGCGCTACCTCGCCGGAGCCCCCGTCGCCGCGCGTGGCGGCGGGCTCGGCTACCGGATCTCCCGTTTCTATCGCCGCCACCGGCTGGCCGTCGCGGCGGCGGCCGCCCTCGGGTTGCTCGCGACAGCCCTCGGCTACAGCGAAGTCGCACGCCGCCGGGGGGTCCGCGCTGCCCTCGCTCCCCGCGCTTCCCTGGCTCTCGATGCCGCCGTCGCCGCCGACCCGACGCCGCGCAGGTTTCCCTTCTCCGGCGTCGCGGCGAGCGACGCTCCGGAGCTCGAACGCCGTTTCGCCGCCGAACCCGGCAGCGTCGAGACCGGCGCCCACCTCGTGATGGCGCTGGCCAAGGGCGACCGGCGCGCCGAGGCCGAGCTCATCGTCGCCCGCCTGCGCCAGATCCCCGGCCGCGGCGCCGATCCGCTCATCGACTACGCGGAAGCGACGCTTGCAGGAAGCGGGGCCGAGCCGCAGCGAGCGCTCGTGTTGTTCACGACCGCACTCGAGCGCGCGATCGCCGCCGGGCGGGGGGACCTGGTGTCGCAGACCCGGGCGTCGCGCGGCCGGCTGCTCTCGACCCTGGGCCGGAGCGAGGAGGCGCGGGCCGACATGGAAGCTGCACGCGCCGGCTTCGAGACCTCTGGCGACACGGCGTCTCTGGCGCGCGTCCTCAACGACCTCGCGATCGAAGAGCTGCAGCGCGGCAACCTCCTCGCCGGGGAACGCCTCCTGGAGCAGGCGCTCGCCGCCAGCCGGGCCGTCGGTCCGGGCGGCGGCGGCGTCATCCTGGGCAATCTCGCCGGTCTCGCGATGCAGCGCGGCCGCCCCGACCTCGCCGAACCGCGCCATCGCGAAGCGGTGCAGATCTTTCGCGAAGCCAAGAGTCGCAGGCTCTCCTGGGCGTTGACCGATCTCTCGGAGACGCTGCGGGATCTGGGAAGGGTGGTGGAAGCGGACGCCGCCCTCGCCGAAGCGCTCACGCTTCTCGCCGCCGGCCCCGCGGGCTCCGACTACGCCATCGCGCTCTTCTATCGCGGCGGCGCCGAGCTCGACGCCGGCGGGCTCGAGCGAGTCGGCGCGACCGTGGCCGAACTGGCAAGCGTCGCGCGAACGACGGGAGATCGCGCGACGCTCGCCTATTCCGAGAGGCTGCGCGGTCTCGCGGCGGCCGCCCGGGGCGAGCGCGCCGCGGCGCGCCAGGGGCTCGCCGAGGCGAGTCGCCTGCTGCTCGCCAACGGCCAGGCCGACTGGGCTGCCGAGACCGATCTCCAGCTCGCCGAGGTCGAGTTCGGCTTCGACGAGCTCGTGGCGGCGGCCGGACTCGCCGAGCGGGCACGGGACGCCGGTGGCGCGGCGAGCGCCGAGGGCACCACGGCCTTTCTGGCGACCGCTCTCCTGGCCGGGATCGACGCGCGGTCCGGCAGACTGCCCGAGGCCCGGCGGCGCCTCGACACCCTGGGGGAGGCCGCTGCGAGCTCCCCGAGTGTGAACCGGCGCTTGAGCTATCTCCGCGCCCGCGCGCTCTGGGCGCTAGCTTCCGGGCGCGAAGGCGACGCCCGGCGCGATCTCGAGGCCGCGCTCGCCTGCGCCGAGTCCGCCGGCCGGAAGCTTCAGGCGGCTGCCCTTCGCCGCGCGCTCCGCGAGCTCTGATCCGCCGGTTTCAGGGAGCGACAGCCGACCAGTAGGACGTGTCCTGGCTTTCGAATCCGTCGGAGAACATGCTGCCGTAGAGGACGATCTCCATCCCGGCCCTGAACGACCCGGTGGGTGAGCTGCCGTAGAGCTCGCCGATCACCAGATCGGCGTAGCCGTCAGCGTCGAAGTCTCCCGCAGTGGCCGCGGAACCGAAGTAGGCGTGGAGGAAGCCCGCACCCGGAATGCCCTCGCTCGCGGCGAGCAGAAGGCGGCTGCGAGCCTGGGCGAAGCCGGTCGCGCCCCCCAGGAGCACCGTGGCCGCGCCGGTGTTCGAACTGGTGGTGTCTTCCTCGGGGTGGCCGATCATCAGGTCGTCTCGCCCGTCGCCGTCGAAGTCACCGACGGCGAACGCCTCCCCGAAGCGATCGCCGAGCTCGGCGGTGTCGAGGCCGATAAGCCCTCCCTGAGCCCACCCCTGGGTGCGCGCGAGATCGAAGAAGATCCCTGTGCTGGAGCCGTACGTCACGGCAACGGCGCCGGAGTCGGTGAGCTCGTTCGCGAGACCCAGCGTCTCGCCAGGCGAGCCGATTGCCAGATCTGCGCGGCCGTCGCCATCGAAATCCCCCGCCGCGAGCGCGAAGCCGAACTTGTCGTTGGGCTCGCTGGTGCCTGCGATGCTGTTCTGCGTCCAGAAGAGGTCGCGCGTCAGGTCCAGCCCGCCGCCGTTCCAGAAGAAGACATGGAGTGCGCCGTAGCCGTTCTCGTTCGGTACGCCGACCGCGAGGTCCGCGTGGCCGTTGCCGTCGAAGTCCCCCGACGTGAGCGCGAAACCGAAGCGATCGTTTTCCTCGCCGACGTCGTCGATGCTGGGACTGTCCTGCCGCAGGAGCAGGCCACCCGTGAAGAAGCCTCCGGGACCACCGTAGTCGATGCGCACCGCGCCCGCAGCGGTGGACTGCAGGGGCATGCCGGTGGCCAGGTCGTCGTAGCCATCATTGTTGAAGTCGCCTGCAGCGAGTGCCAGGCCGATGCGGTCGCCCGCGGCCCCGGGAATTGGGAGTATCGTCCCGATGTCGAAGACCGGGGAGGAACCGGAGCCGAAGTAGATCTGCACGCCGCCGGTGGCGACGCCGACGACCTCGTTGCCGGGAACACCGACGGCGAGGTCGTCGAACCCATCCCCGTCGAAGTCGCCGGCGGCGAGCGCCCAGCCGAACTGCTCGTCGTCGAAGGCCAAGTCGGGCCCGACCTCCTGCGAAAGCAGGACGGCACCCCCCGGCGGCGCTAGCCCCGCTCCGGCGATGCCGAACTGAACGTAGACCGCCCCGATGTACTGCTGGATGTTCGCGACTCCGTCGTCGTAGGGAAGGCCAGTCGCGAGGTCGTCGACACCGTCGCCGTTCCAATCTCCCACGGCGAAGGCGTGGCCGAACTCCTCCTGGAACCCGGGCAGATTCCCCCCGAGCTCGAAGTTGTCGATGCCGCGCGCACGGACCGAGGAGAGACCGACGGAGCTGGCAGCGAGAACGACCGGCGGCAAGGCGACCGGGTACGAAGCCAGCGCCGCGAGAAGCGCCAGGGCGCCTGGACGGGAGAGGCGGAGCTGCAGGAGTCGGGTCATGTGAGGTACGCGCAAGCCTTTCCCGGAAAGGCTCATGAGCCGCGCGTGCGCACGACCGGGAAAAGCCTCACGGTCTCTCGTCTCACGGAGCGGCGCTCGACCAATAGCCCGGAGCGGCATCCTCGAAGCCGTCGGAGAAGAGACCGCCGTAGAGGATGACCGCGAGGCCGGAGTCGAGGATTGTGCCGTCCTGATTGTGAAAGGGCGCGCCGATCACGAGGTCGGCTGAACCGTCGGCGTCGAAGTCGCCGCTCGCGGCCGCGAACCCGTAATTGCTGTGGGGCTGGATCGGACCTGGAAGACCGTCGGTGCCGGCGGCGAGGAAGCGGGCACGCAGTTGCGAGAAACCGTTCGGGCCGCCCATGTGCACCGTCAGAGCGCCGTCGTTCATGCCGGTCACGTCCTCTTCCGGCTGGCCGATCGCGAGATCGGCGTAGCCATCGGCGTCGAAGTCGCCGGCGGCGAGCGCCGCGCTGAAGCGGTCGCCGGCTTCGGCGGTGTCGACGCTCAGAATTCCGCCCTGACCCCAGGCCTGGGTGCGCGCGAGATCGAAAGTGGCCGAGGTCGACCCGTAGACGACCACGACCATCCCCGTGTTGGTGATCTCGTTGGAGAGTCCGAGCGCCTCACCGGGCGAGCCGATCGCGAGGTCGTCCTTGCCATCGCCGTCGAAGTCGGCCGCCGCGAGGGCGAAGCCGAACTGATCGTTGAGCTCGCCGGTTCCGGCCACCGCGTCCTGCGACAGCAGGAGGTCGAGGGCGGGGTCGATGCCGGAGGGGGTCGAGAAGAGGACCTGCACGGACCCGACCTGATTCTCGTTGACGACTCCGACCGCCAGATCGTCGCCGCCGTTGCCGTCGAAATCGCCGGCGGCGAGAGAGTAACCGAAGAGGTCGTGCGCCTCGCGCACGCCCTCGACGCCGGGAGTGTCCTGGTCGATCACACTGCCGGGATCCTCCAGCCCACTCGCGCCGCCGCAGGCGATCCGAATGCCACCGGCGTTGGTGTTGAGGCCGGGGCTGGCGACGGCGAGGTCGGCGAAGCCGTCGCCGTCGAAGTCGCCCGCCGCCAGAGCGAAACCGGTCCGTGAGTCCTGCAGGACGCCGATATTCGAGACATTGACGGCCTCCCCGAAGACCTCCGGCGTCGCGGAGCCGTAGTAGACGCGGACCAAGCCGTAGCGCTCGTGGCCGAAGCTGCCCGTACTTTCCGGAGAGCCGACGGCGAGGTCGTCGATCGTGTCGCCATTGAAGTCGGCGGCAGCGAGGGCCCAGCCGAAGTGTGCGCCATGCGGGTCGGTCACCAACAGGCTGGGCGACGCGGCGAGGAGACCTGCGCCCGCGCTGCCCAGCTGGACGAAGACGGAACCGCCGGGAATCACCTGGCTGGATCCGAGGGCGTCGTAGGGGACACCGGTGGCGAGATCGCTGGCGCCGTCGCCGTTGAAGTCGCCGCTGGCGAAGCTGAACCCGAAGCGGTCGGACGCCTCCACCGGATTCTCGGGGAGCGCGAAGTTCGGGATCGTGACGCCGCGGACCGAGGAGAGGCCGACCGAACCCGCCTCTGCGGCCGGCGGAGCGAGGAGCGGCGCCGTCAGGATCGCCGCGAGAGCGGCGCGATAGAGGCGGCGACGAACCGCGGGGCGGCGGATCACGGCGTCACCGCCGACCAGTAGGTTGCATTGCCGGTGTCGAAGCCGTCGGCGGCCAGGCCGCCGTAGAGCACGATCTCGGCGCCTTT encodes the following:
- a CDS encoding M3 family metallopeptidase, coding for MANPLLTGLGLATLLAGSAAAASPATPTATAANPLLAAWSGPYGGVPPFDAAKVDLFQPALEAAMAEQLAEIDRIAGNPEPATFANTIAALEGAGRTLDRANTVFEVFAGTMSTPEVQAVEREMAPKLAAFADQITQNEKLFARIQAVYETRESSGLSPEQQRLVWLDYTNFVRAGAKLDGPAKKRLSEINQRLATLFTQFSQNVLADETDYVLVLDSEADLAGLPPSLRAAASAAAESRGHAGKWAILNTRSSMEPFLTYSDRRDLREKVWRTYFSRGDNGDKHDNNAGITEILMLRGERAKLIGYANHADRRLENSMAKTPERTLELMEAVWKPAVARVHEEVADMQKLAAAQAPGDAAITIEPWDYRYYAEKVRKERYDLDENEVKPYLQLEKLREGMFWVAGELLGLRFAPVADVPVYHPDVRVWKVTNAASELVGLWYFDPYARPGKRSGAWMNAYRSQERFEREIRTIVSNNSNFVKGKPGEPILISWTDAETLFHEFGHALHGLSSNVTYPSLAGTNVARDYVEFPSQLLEHWLPTPEVLDRFALHVETGKPMPRELVAKIERAGTFNQGFTTVEFLASALMDMKLHLAAAGGGVAIDPDKFERETLAALGMPKEIVMRHRTPHFSHIFSSDGYSAGYYSYLWADTLTADAWEAFEEAGGAYDKAVAKRLYDHVFSVGNTVDPAEAYRAFRGKDPGIDALMRDRGFPVPQASPASAKR
- a CDS encoding sigma-70 family RNA polymerase sigma factor, with the protein product MSGDGERSADLTGLLQAWRRGSAGARDELLERVYAHLKRIAAAQLRGERDGHTLQPTALVHEAYLRLINQARVDWRDRAHFFGLVAATMRRVLIDHARRRGSRKRQHAEEAPGLTIAGSVAPAVDLLDLDRALERLAGESARAAQVVEMRYFAGLDIDEVAECLEISPATVKRDWEFARTWMRAELGEPA
- a CDS encoding serine/threonine protein kinase; this encodes MSASAGSPGGAARSLRSLRDLYDQAVELPAEQRERFVAALEAAGSSHCAQLRRLLAAADPSAESPLDGDPWARIEEEGPEPAPERIGPYRILSELGRGGMGRVYLAFSLGADFERQVALKVVAPGGSGVGEIERRFRDERRILARLEHPGIARLYDAGRAEDGRWYLALEYVAGSNLIEHVREHGLEIAERLRLFLAVLEAVAYAHASSVVHRDLKPANIQVGRDGRPRLLDFGIAKFLAESAAETAPGVSVTRTGTRALTPAYASPEQFRGAAVTPASDVFSLGVVFYELLADVRPFQPKGTEAEIERAILGEDPEPPSTARRRAQTAIDRGVGQAPSGRPAARRLPRDLDAICLKALQKNPEDRYASAAEFAEDVARYLAGAPVAARGGGLGYRISRFYRRHRLAVAAAAALGLLATALGYSEVARRRGVRAALAPRASLALDAAVAADPTPRRFPFSGVAASDAPELERRFAAEPGSVETGAHLVMALAKGDRRAEAELIVARLRQIPGRGADPLIDYAEATLAGSGAEPQRALVLFTTALERAIAAGRGDLVSQTRASRGRLLSTLGRSEEARADMEAARAGFETSGDTASLARVLNDLAIEELQRGNLLAGERLLEQALAASRAVGPGGGGVILGNLAGLAMQRGRPDLAEPRHREAVQIFREAKSRRLSWALTDLSETLRDLGRVVEADAALAEALTLLAAGPAGSDYAIALFYRGGAELDAGGLERVGATVAELASVARTTGDRATLAYSERLRGLAAAARGERAAARQGLAEASRLLLANGQADWAAETDLQLAEVEFGFDELVAAAGLAERARDAGGAASAEGTTAFLATALLAGIDARSGRLPEARRRLDTLGEAAASSPSVNRRLSYLRARALWALASGREGDARRDLEAALACAESAGRKLQAAALRRALREL
- a CDS encoding FG-GAP repeat protein; this translates as MTRLLQLRLSRPGALALLAALASYPVALPPVVLAASSVGLSSVRARGIDNFELGGNLPGFQEEFGHAFAVGDWNGDGVDDLATGLPYDDGVANIQQYIGAVYVQFGIAGAGLAPPGGAVLLSQEVGPDLAFDDEQFGWALAAGDFDGDGFDDLAVGVPGNEVVGVATGGVQIYFGSGSSPVFDIGTILPIPGAAGDRIGLALAAGDFNNDGYDDLATGMPLQSTAAGAVRIDYGGPGGFFTGGLLLRQDSPSIDDVGEENDRFGFALTSGDFDGNGHADLAVGVPNENGYGALHVFFWNGGGLDLTRDLFWTQNSIAGTSEPNDKFGFALAAGDFDGDGRADLAIGSPGETLGLANELTDSGAVAVTYGSSTGIFFDLARTQGWAQGGLIGLDTAELGDRFGEAFAVGDFDGDGRDDLMIGHPEEDTTSSNTGAATVLLGGATGFAQARSRLLLAASEGIPGAGFLHAYFGSAATAGDFDADGYADLVIGELYGSSPTGSFRAGMEIVLYGSMFSDGFESQDTSYWSAVAP
- a CDS encoding FG-GAP repeat protein, with translation MIRRPAVRRRLYRAALAAILTAPLLAPPAAEAGSVGLSSVRGVTIPNFALPENPVEASDRFGFSFASGDFNGDGASDLATGVPYDALGSSQVIPGGSVFVQLGSAGAGLLAASPSLLVTDPHGAHFGWALAAADFNGDTIDDLAVGSPESTGSFGHERYGLVRVYYGSATPEVFGEAVNVSNIGVLQDSRTGFALAAGDFDGDGFADLAVASPGLNTNAGGIRIACGGASGLEDPGSVIDQDTPGVEGVREAHDLFGYSLAAGDFDGNGGDDLAVGVVNENQVGSVQVLFSTPSGIDPALDLLLSQDAVAGTGELNDQFGFALAAADFDGDGKDDLAIGSPGEALGLSNEITNTGMVVVVYGSTSATFDLARTQAWGQGGILSVDTAEAGDRFSAALAAGDFDADGYADLAIGQPEEDVTGMNDGALTVHMGGPNGFSQLRARFLAAGTDGLPGPIQPHSNYGFAAASGDFDADGSADLVIGAPFHNQDGTILDSGLAVILYGGLFSDGFEDAAPGYWSSAAP